The following nucleotide sequence is from Armatimonadota bacterium.
GGGGCACCATGTTCACCAGCGGCCATCCCGGTCCACACGACCGCAGGCCTGACCCTCTGGGTGTGGAGGTCAGCAGGGACCGCGGGCGGACCTGGCGCTCCCTGGCGCTGGCGGGCCAGGCCGACTTCCACGCCCTGGCCGTCAGCACCGCCAACCCACAGGTCCTCTACGCGTGGAACGTCTTTGGGCGCGAGGGCCTCTACCGCAGCCGTGACGGGGGTCGGAGCTGGACGTCGCTAGGGGCCCAAGGACTGGGGCAGGTCTTCGCCCTTGCCGCCCACCCGCAGCGCCCCGAGGTCGTGCTCGCAGGTACCGCCGGCGGCCTGCTGGTCAGTGAGAACGCGGGAGAGATCTGGACAACGCGGGCGGGCCTGGGGAAGGTCACCATTACCGCAGTGGCCACCCATCCCCGGGACCCTCGCGTCATCTACGCCTACGGCGTGCCGCCCGGGCCGGGGCTCGTCCGTAGCTTTGATGGAGGCGTGACCTGGACCAGCCAGGGGTTCTTTCTTGGCTCGGCAGACGCCGTGGAAGCCATGGCGGTTGACCCGGAGGATGCCGACGTCCTCTACCTGGCCACCTTCAACGGTGACCTTTACCGTTCGCCAGACGGTGGCCGGAGCCGGGAACAGTGGCTGGTCCGCGGCAAGATTCTCTATGAGCGTTGAGCATCCCGGCTGCCCTTAAAACAACCTTAAAGGCCTCTTAGACTGGCGTTAACCATTACTGCGGGCCGGTCCCTACGCTTGTCTTGGAGTCACCCGGCGCGGACTCCACGCCGGCATCACCCGCCTGCTGCGTATTGGTGATGTGGCCATAGCTGCCGGCGCGGGCCGGCCAGCCCTGCTGCAGGGGCTGGTCGATCAGCTGGCCCTATTCTGCTGGGTTAGTGGTCGCCCAAAGCGGACGGATCATCTGGAGCCGCGCGCCGGTAGCGGTGCAGGACGTGCTCGTCAAGGGCCTGCAGTCGTCTCCCATCCCCGCGCCACCCCAACTCTCCGGTCTGCGGTGGGTGGGGGATGTCCCCCTGGTGATGTACGTGGGGCGATTGGAGACGGCAGCCCCAGGGGCCGACGCGGCCATCGCCGCGGCCATCGATCTGCGGGGGAGCCAGCTTGCGGGTGCGGTGGGCACGCTGGCGCCGGTGACCACCTGGCACGTCGGGGTCGTCAACAGGGCCGGGTGGGTATGGTCGGCCCGCCTCAGTTGCTGTTCACCAGACGCGAGCACCCGGAATTCTTGGCCTCCCTCATCCGCACAGGGCGCCCCCGCGTTGCCTGGACCGTGGAGGGCGAGATTGCCGCCATCCCCCACGTCATGGCGTTCGCGCCGCTCCCTGGGGCGTCGCCTATGGCCAGGCGGAGCCGGTGGTGATGGAACCCATCGTGCGGTTGCCGGCTGCTGCTGACGGTGTGGAGCCTGGCCGTGGTCGTGGCTCTCCTGTACGCCTGGCGCGACACGCGCGCCGTGATCGCCCCCCTCAAGGACCTAACCGTGGCCGCGGCCCGAATTGCCGACGGCGACCTGGGGGCACCGATCACCACCGTTCGTAGCGACGAGGTGGGCGCGCTCGCGCGGTCGTTGTGACCAACCCACCCCCAGGCCGAGGTGCAGATCATCCGGATCGTCCAGGAATCCCTAACGAACGTGCGGAAACACGCCCAGGCCCGCAGGGTCCGGGTCTCGGTGGCGCAGGAAGGCGGCGCGCTCCTTATTCAGATCGCCGAGGAAGGGAGGACGGGGAAGTGACCAGGCGCATCCGGCTGTTGCTGGTTGATGACCATGCGCTGTTCCGCAAGGGGATAGCTCGGCTTCTGGCGTCGCGGGCCGACATGGAGGTAGTTGGCGAAGCGGCCGACGGGGAGGAGGCCATGGCGCAGGCGCTGGCGACGAAGCCTGACGTGGTGGTGATGGACATCTACATCAGCACAGACACAGTACGGAACCATATCCGGAGCGTCCTGGAGAAGCTCAACCTGCGGAACCGGCTGGAGGCAGCCGCCTACGCCGCCAGGATCGGGCTCATTGACGCCGGGCATCCCGGGGAGAACCGCGGCGTGCGTTGATCCGGTCAGGCGAGGTGCGACCAGTGCATGCATCGCTTATGCCACGGCCTCTTCTTGCCCGATTCCTGTGGGGGCGGAGCCGCTCCAGGCGGGGCGGCTCCGGTCCCACCGTCCGGCCGGCCCGTCCGGATCGTCGGCCGGGTGCGACTCATTGACTTCGTCACGGCGGTCACCGGGGCGGTGGTGTGAGCGGTGTTGGGTGGTGTACGTGGTGTTGACCCCGAGCGGTCAGTGATGCTACATTACCTCCCGGACATGCAGACTGCAGGGTATCACTCACTGCGTTTTCTCCCTCGCGCCCGGAATTGCATCTGTTCAGGGCGGAGACGCCGGTCCGGCTAACTGCGCGGCTGGCCCTCCGCCTTTCCTGGTCTAAAGCCTAAACTGAGCAATTCTTAAGCCGGAATCCTTGCAGTGTGATCGGTGGCACCGGCACTGCCGCCCACTGCAGGGGGATCAGGGAGGAAGCGACCATGGGAAACCTGGTTTTTCCCCCAGACCGCCATCCAGCGGACACTGCGCAGGTTCAGGGGGGTGACAAACCTGTGGAGCCCTGCGGTCCTCACTGCTGCACCGCGAGATACGTCGCCGGCAGCCAAGGGGCGCGCGTCCGCAGGCGCGAGTTCCTGATCAGGATGGGCCAGCTGGGGCTGGCCACGCTGGCCCTCTCATCTTCCTTTCAGACGGCGGCCGCACAGGGGCGGCGGAAGGTGAAGCTGGGGTTCTGCAGTCAGGTCCTCTGCATCATCCCCTACGAGCTGGCACGAGCGCAAGGCTACTACGCCGACGAAGGCCTTGAGGTCGAACTGGTCTACTTCCGTGGAGGGACCGCGGCGATGCAGGCCCTGGTGGGCGGTGCCGTGGACTATGTGGCCACCTCCTACGATGTCGCAGTGGCAGCCTTTGGCCGCGGGGCAAACATCGTCAGCTTCTTCTCTACCGGACGACTGCCCTTCTTTGCGCTGGCCGTCGCCCCCAGGGTTGCCAGCGAGCTTCGCCGCCTTGCCGACCTGCGGGGACGCGTCATCGGCGTCTCCGCGCTGGGCAACGCGGACCATCAACTCTCGGTCTACCTCCTGACACGGGCGGGGGTGAGCCGGGACGCTGTCCGTTACGCCATTGTGGGCCCGAACCTCTATGATGCGCTGAGGGTCGGCCACGTGGATGCCGGGATGGTGCAGGAGCCCGCCGCTACCCTTATCGAGCGGGCGGGAGGCAAGGTCCTGGTCAATCTGATGGAACCCCAGCAGGCCCGACGGTACCTGGGCGGGCTCTATGCCCACATGGGCGTCTCGCTGCGCCGGGAGGAGTGGGAGCAACGCCGTCAGGAGATGCGGTCTCTGGCCCGGGCGCTCAGGCGTGCGCTGCGGCTCATCCGGTACGGGACGCCACGGCTCTTGGTCGACGCCCTGCCTGCCGAACTCATCGCCGGCGGCGATCGGGCGCTTCTGGAACAGGTCCTGGGCCGTCGCCGACGAGCGCTCTACACCGAAGACGGCCGCATCGACCCGGACGCCGTCCGCCGGGTGGTCGAGGTGGCACGCCGCACAGGGGCCCTGACAGACGAGGTAGACGTCAACCGTCTGGTCAGCAACGCCATTGTGGATAGCCTGTGAACGCGCTGGAGATCCGTGACCTTGCGGTGCGGTTTGGGAGCAGACAGGTCCTGCACCGGGTCTTTCTGGAGGTACCGGCCGGCAGGTTCGTCAGCCTTATCGGCCCATCAGGTTGCGGCAAGACGACTCTGCTCCGGACCGTCGCCGGATTGGTTCGCCCCACCGCAGGCACGCTGCGCCTGCTGGGCCGGTCTGTGGAGGGCTGTTCGCGCGAAGTGGGAATTCTGTTCCAGGAAGACGCCCTTCTGCCGTGGAGGACAGCGCGCGAGAACGTGGCGCTCGGCCTGCGCTTCCGCGGCATCTCCCCTGCCGACGCGCTCCGCGAGGCCGATGCCTGGCTGGAGCGCGTGGGACTGGGAGGCTTTGGTGCCTACTTCCCGTATGCCCTCTCGGGGGGTATGAAGAAGCGCGTCGCCCTGGCCCAGGTCCTGGCCACACACCCGCGCCTGCTCCTGATGGACGAGCCCTTTGCCAGTCTGGACGCCATCGTGCGGAGTCTCCTTCAGGCTGACTTCCTGTCCCTGGTGCGGGAGGCCGGCGTCACCGTACTCTTGGTCACGCACGATCTCGAGGAAGCCCTCCTCCTCTCCGAGAGCGTGGCCCTCATGTCCGCTGGCCCGGCGGCCCGCATCACGCAGGTCTATGCAGTGCCTTTCCCCTATCCCCGGGACCTCATCGGCCTCCGGGTCAACCCCACCTTCGGCCAACTCCTGCAGCAGATCTGGGCAGACCTGCAGCGTGAAGTGGCCCGGATGGGATGGGGGGTGACGGCATGAGGCGCGCTGGCGCTCTGGTCGCCCTGTTGGCCCTCTGGGAGGCGGCGACACGCCTGGGCGCGGTGAGCCCGCTGCTGGCGCCTCCTCCTACCCGCGTGGCCACAGTGCTCCTGGGCCTGATGGCCAGCGGCAGGCTGTGGCCCCACTTCGCCGTCACCATGCTGGAGGCTGGCGGCGGGTTGATCCTGGGCGTGGGTGTGGGCGCGGTCTTGGGGCTGGCCGCCGC
It contains:
- a CDS encoding ABC transporter ATP-binding protein, whose amino-acid sequence is MNALEIRDLAVRFGSRQVLHRVFLEVPAGRFVSLIGPSGCGKTTLLRTVAGLVRPTAGTLRLLGRSVEGCSREVGILFQEDALLPWRTARENVALGLRFRGISPADALREADAWLERVGLGGFGAYFPYALSGGMKKRVALAQVLATHPRLLLMDEPFASLDAIVRSLLQADFLSLVREAGVTVLLVTHDLEEALLLSESVALMSAGPAARITQVYAVPFPYPRDLIGLRVNPTFGQLLQQIWADLQREVARMGWGVTA
- a CDS encoding ABC transporter substrate-binding protein, coding for MGQLGLATLALSSSFQTAAAQGRRKVKLGFCSQVLCIIPYELARAQGYYADEGLEVELVYFRGGTAAMQALVGGAVDYVATSYDVAVAAFGRGANIVSFFSTGRLPFFALAVAPRVASELRRLADLRGRVIGVSALGNADHQLSVYLLTRAGVSRDAVRYAIVGPNLYDALRVGHVDAGMVQEPAATLIERAGGKVLVNLMEPQQARRYLGGLYAHMGVSLRREEWEQRRQEMRSLARALRRALRLIRYGTPRLLVDALPAELIAGGDRALLEQVLGRRRRALYTEDGRIDPDAVRRVVEVARRTGALTDEVDVNRLVSNAIVDSL
- a CDS encoding HAMP domain-containing protein: MVVALLYAWRDTRAVIAPLKDLTVAAARIADGDLGAPITTVRSDEVGALARSL
- a CDS encoding response regulator; amino-acid sequence: MTRRIRLLLVDDHALFRKGIARLLASRADMEVVGEAADGEEAMAQALATKPDVVVMDIYISTDTVRNHIRSVLEKLNLRNRLEAAAYAARIGLIDAGHPGENRGVR